The following are encoded together in the Tepidiforma bonchosmolovskayae genome:
- a CDS encoding NADP-dependent isocitrate dehydrogenase produces the protein MAKVPITVARGDGIGPEIMDATLRILEAAGAELEIEEIEIGEKAYLKGYSAGIAPEAWESLRRTKVFLKAPITTPQGGGFKSLNVTVRKTLGLYANVRPCAAYAPFVETKHPGMDVVIIRENEEDLYAGIEHRQTDQVYQCLKLITRPGTEKIVRYAFEYARMNGRKKVTCFTKDNIMKMTDGLFHKVFEEVAAEYPGIEAEHWIVDIGAAKLADTPEAFDVVVLPNLYGDILSDVAAQIAGSVGLAGSANIGEHGAMFEAIHGSAPRRAGQDLANPSGLLLGAVMMLVHIGQSDVATRVHNAWLRTIEDGIHTYDIYDPGVSKEKVGTRAFADAVIARLGQEPQHLKPVRYTAEGRFTPPPLKPQPRAKKETIGVDVFVHDPEATPDGLAARLQALEGDGLRLAMITNRGVKVWPEGLPETFCTDHWRCRFKADGPTSHAAIVGLLGRLAGAGIDFIKTEHLCTFDGEEAFSKGQGE, from the coding sequence ATGGCGAAGGTTCCAATTACCGTTGCGCGGGGGGACGGCATCGGCCCGGAGATCATGGATGCGACGCTGCGCATCCTGGAGGCTGCGGGGGCGGAGCTGGAGATCGAGGAGATCGAGATCGGCGAGAAGGCATACCTGAAGGGGTACAGCGCCGGGATCGCGCCGGAGGCGTGGGAATCGCTGCGGCGGACGAAGGTGTTCCTGAAGGCGCCGATCACCACGCCGCAGGGCGGTGGCTTCAAGAGCCTGAACGTGACGGTGCGGAAGACGCTCGGGCTGTATGCGAACGTGCGGCCGTGCGCTGCGTATGCGCCGTTCGTTGAGACGAAGCACCCGGGGATGGACGTGGTCATCATCCGCGAGAACGAAGAGGACCTCTACGCGGGCATCGAGCACCGGCAGACCGACCAGGTGTACCAGTGCCTGAAGCTGATTACGCGGCCGGGCACGGAGAAGATCGTGCGGTACGCGTTCGAATACGCGCGGATGAACGGGCGGAAGAAGGTCACCTGCTTCACGAAAGACAACATCATGAAGATGACCGACGGCCTCTTCCACAAGGTATTCGAGGAGGTCGCGGCGGAGTACCCGGGCATCGAGGCGGAGCACTGGATTGTCGACATCGGGGCAGCGAAGCTGGCCGACACGCCGGAGGCGTTCGATGTGGTGGTGCTGCCGAACCTGTACGGCGACATCCTGAGCGACGTGGCCGCGCAGATTGCGGGGTCGGTGGGGCTGGCGGGCTCGGCGAACATCGGCGAGCACGGGGCGATGTTCGAGGCGATTCACGGTTCGGCGCCGCGGCGGGCCGGGCAGGACCTCGCCAACCCCTCGGGGCTGCTGCTGGGCGCGGTGATGATGCTGGTCCACATCGGGCAATCGGATGTGGCGACCCGGGTGCACAACGCGTGGCTGCGGACGATCGAGGACGGCATCCACACGTACGACATCTACGACCCGGGCGTGAGCAAGGAGAAGGTGGGGACGCGGGCCTTCGCCGATGCGGTGATTGCGCGGCTGGGGCAGGAGCCGCAGCACCTGAAGCCGGTGCGGTACACGGCGGAGGGGCGGTTTACGCCGCCGCCGCTGAAGCCGCAGCCGCGGGCGAAGAAGGAGACGATCGGGGTAGACGTCTTCGTGCACGACCCGGAGGCGACGCCGGACGGGCTGGCGGCGCGGCTGCAGGCACTGGAGGGCGACGGGCTGCGCCTGGCGATGATCACGAACCGCGGCGTGAAGGTCTGGCCGGAGGGGCTGCCGGAGACGTTCTGCACGGACCACTGGCGGTGCCGGTTCAAGGCCGACGGGCCCACCAGCCATGCCGCGATCGTCGGGCTGCTGGGGCGGCTCGCGGGCGCGGGCATCGACTTCATCAAGACCGAGCACCTGTGCACCTTCGACGGCGAGGAGGCCTTCTCGAAGGGGCAGGGGGAGTGA
- a CDS encoding LLM class flavin-dependent oxidoreductase produces the protein MHGVTVGVHIVARTAPELVDGIVAAEQAGVECAWLTVGGLAPDPFAVFGAAAMRTSRIKFGTSIVPTFPRHPLAMAQGAAAVDALAPGRLRLGVGPSHKPVIEGTWGIPFERPLEHLREYLTILKAILGTGSIAFEGKRLIARGSIGGPTGVTVMASALRANGFRLCGELADGAISWVCPLPYLRDVAIPAIRQGAEKAGRTPPPLVAHIPVVVSEDADAVREGARRQIGIYPRVPFYQQMFADAGFPEALEGQLSDRMIDALVVHGSAEAVKARLREAPAFGAGEILAMPILPPGDREALPRTLAALGELAAE, from the coding sequence GTGCACGGCGTTACCGTCGGTGTCCATATCGTTGCCCGCACCGCCCCCGAACTCGTCGACGGCATCGTCGCCGCCGAACAGGCCGGCGTCGAATGCGCCTGGCTCACCGTCGGCGGCCTCGCCCCCGACCCCTTCGCCGTGTTCGGCGCCGCTGCCATGCGCACCTCGCGCATCAAGTTCGGCACCAGCATCGTCCCCACCTTCCCCCGCCATCCCCTCGCCATGGCGCAGGGCGCTGCCGCCGTCGATGCCCTCGCCCCCGGCCGCCTCCGCCTCGGCGTCGGGCCCAGCCACAAGCCGGTCATCGAAGGCACCTGGGGCATCCCCTTCGAACGCCCGCTCGAACACCTCCGCGAGTACCTCACCATCCTCAAAGCCATCCTCGGCACCGGCTCCATCGCCTTCGAAGGGAAGCGCCTCATCGCCCGCGGCTCCATCGGCGGCCCCACCGGCGTAACCGTCATGGCGTCCGCCCTCCGCGCCAACGGCTTTCGCCTCTGCGGCGAACTCGCCGACGGCGCCATCTCCTGGGTCTGCCCGCTCCCCTACCTCCGCGACGTCGCCATCCCCGCCATCCGCCAGGGCGCCGAGAAGGCCGGGCGCACCCCGCCGCCCCTCGTCGCCCACATCCCCGTCGTCGTCTCCGAAGACGCCGACGCCGTCCGCGAAGGCGCCCGCCGCCAGATCGGCATCTACCCGCGCGTCCCCTTCTACCAGCAGATGTTCGCCGATGCCGGCTTCCCCGAGGCGCTCGAAGGCCAGCTCTCCGACCGGATGATCGACGCCCTCGTGGTCCACGGCAGCGCCGAGGCGGTCAAGGCCCGCCTCCGCGAGGCCCCCGCCTTCGGCGCCGGCGAAATCCTCGCCATGCCCATCCTGCCGCCCGGCGACCGCGAGGCCCTGCCCCGCACCCTCGCCGCCCTCGGCGAACTCGCCGCCGAGTAG
- a CDS encoding acylphosphatase — protein MERAPNALYILEHRQIIIRGQVQGIGIRLWLRNVANSLNLFGSCRLLPDGTLQVHVQGERNLVKQFIIACKRGPSDARIDGIEVTSLPLDQRLGAFIVER, from the coding sequence ATGGAGCGCGCGCCTAACGCCCTCTATATCCTCGAACATCGCCAGATCATCATCCGCGGCCAGGTCCAGGGAATCGGCATTCGCCTCTGGCTCCGCAATGTCGCCAACTCCCTCAACCTGTTCGGCTCCTGCCGCCTCCTCCCCGACGGCACCCTCCAGGTGCACGTCCAGGGCGAGCGCAACCTCGTCAAGCAGTTCATCATCGCCTGCAAACGCGGCCCCTCCGATGCCCGCATCGATGGCATCGAAGTCACCTCGCTCCCCCTCGACCAGCGCCTCGGAGCCTTCATCGTCGAGCGCTGA
- a CDS encoding nitroreductase family protein translates to MDLYDVMRTAFSAREFTSDPVEDATLYRILENARFAPSGGNRQGWRVIIIRDPATKSAIAEAAIPAARRYAAQVAAGENPWNTVVPTKLTPEQIAATPVPPLLTEPYRNAPVLLAVCVDLSVVASIDQDLPRVGIASGASIYPFAWNILLAARNEGLGGTLTTMPIAREPDLQALLHLPPHVAVATIITLGRPARQLTRLRRKPVEAFATLERYDGPPFTRPA, encoded by the coding sequence ATGGACCTCTACGACGTCATGCGCACCGCCTTCTCCGCGCGCGAATTCACCTCCGACCCCGTCGAGGACGCCACCCTCTACCGCATCCTCGAAAACGCCCGCTTCGCCCCAAGCGGCGGCAACCGCCAGGGCTGGCGCGTCATCATCATCCGCGACCCAGCAACCAAATCCGCCATCGCCGAAGCCGCCATCCCCGCAGCCCGCCGCTACGCCGCCCAGGTCGCCGCCGGCGAAAACCCCTGGAACACGGTCGTCCCCACCAAACTCACCCCCGAGCAGATCGCGGCGACCCCCGTCCCCCCGCTCCTGACCGAACCCTACCGCAACGCCCCCGTCCTCCTCGCGGTCTGCGTCGACCTCTCCGTCGTCGCCTCCATCGACCAGGACCTCCCGCGGGTCGGCATCGCCAGCGGCGCCTCCATCTACCCCTTCGCCTGGAACATCCTCCTCGCCGCCCGCAACGAAGGCCTCGGCGGCACCCTCACCACCATGCCGATCGCCCGCGAGCCCGACCTCCAGGCGCTCCTCCACCTGCCGCCGCACGTCGCCGTTGCCACCATCATCACCCTCGGCCGCCCCGCCCGGCAGCTCACCCGCCTGCGCCGCAAACCGGTCGAAGCGTTCGCCACCCTCGAGCGGTACGACGGTCCGCCCTTCACCCGCCCCGCCTGA
- a CDS encoding MFS transporter: protein MAVARKAPRAPDWRRNLVFIWIGVFVGLMGANFVFPFIPFFIQDLGVTDESRVAFYTGITASATGLSLTLTAPLWGSLADRFGRKPMFLRALVGAGLLIGVMGVAQAVWQLIILRFLMGAFAGTMGAAAALVAATTPKEQVGRALGTLQTGQFTANMLGPVLGGIVASSLGIRESFIFCAALYAIAAVLVFLFVNETPVAGGDAGPAVRRSEGSLLDNLRVVIGERQVVLVLLFLFVLWLSTTFVRPVMPLSIDNFAAAAPGDGHVRLELPGASWNLRKEAATGFVFAVIGLTSTIAALSVAPLGERFGYRNTVVAAAVVTGVLYPLVALAHSLTAFMLLFGAVGLFQGAMVPGTNALIAAGTPDGKQGSAFGLAASMQSMALLIGPLGGGFTSGVAGIGAVYVVIGIILILAALAAAILVREPEVFAARRRAAARA, encoded by the coding sequence ATGGCCGTCGCCCGCAAGGCCCCCCGCGCCCCCGACTGGCGCCGCAACCTCGTCTTCATCTGGATCGGCGTCTTCGTCGGCCTCATGGGCGCCAACTTCGTCTTCCCCTTCATCCCCTTCTTCATCCAGGACCTCGGCGTCACCGATGAATCGCGCGTGGCCTTCTACACCGGCATCACCGCCAGCGCCACCGGGCTTTCGCTCACGCTTACGGCACCGCTCTGGGGCTCCCTCGCCGACCGCTTCGGCCGCAAGCCGATGTTCCTCCGCGCCCTGGTCGGCGCCGGCCTGCTGATCGGGGTCATGGGCGTCGCCCAGGCCGTCTGGCAGCTCATCATCCTCCGCTTCCTGATGGGCGCCTTCGCCGGGACCATGGGCGCCGCCGCCGCGCTCGTCGCCGCCACCACCCCCAAAGAGCAGGTCGGGCGCGCCCTCGGTACCCTCCAGACCGGCCAGTTCACGGCCAACATGCTCGGCCCGGTACTCGGCGGTATCGTCGCCTCCAGCCTCGGCATTCGCGAATCCTTCATCTTCTGCGCCGCCCTCTACGCTATCGCCGCCGTCCTCGTCTTCCTCTTCGTCAACGAAACACCCGTCGCCGGCGGCGATGCCGGCCCCGCCGTCCGCCGCAGCGAAGGCTCCCTCCTCGACAACCTCCGGGTGGTCATCGGCGAACGGCAGGTCGTCCTCGTCCTGCTCTTCCTCTTCGTCCTCTGGCTCTCCACGACCTTCGTCCGCCCCGTGATGCCGCTCAGCATTGATAACTTCGCCGCTGCTGCCCCCGGCGACGGCCACGTCCGCCTCGAACTCCCCGGCGCTTCGTGGAACCTCCGCAAAGAGGCCGCGACCGGTTTCGTCTTCGCCGTCATCGGCCTCACCAGCACCATCGCCGCCCTCTCCGTCGCCCCCCTCGGCGAGCGATTTGGTTATCGCAACACCGTTGTCGCGGCGGCGGTCGTCACCGGCGTGCTCTACCCGCTGGTCGCCCTCGCCCACAGCCTCACCGCCTTCATGCTCCTCTTCGGCGCAGTCGGCCTCTTCCAGGGCGCGATGGTCCCGGGCACCAACGCCCTCATCGCCGCCGGCACCCCCGATGGCAAGCAGGGCAGCGCCTTCGGCCTCGCCGCCAGCATGCAGTCGATGGCGCTCCTCATCGGGCCCCTCGGCGGCGGCTTCACCTCAGGCGTCGCCGGAATCGGCGCCGTCTACGTGGTCATCGGCATCATCCTCATCCTCGCCGCCCTCGCCGCCGCCATCCTCGTCCGCGAGCCCGAGGTCTTCGCCGCCCGGCGCAGGGCCGCGGCCCGCGCCTGA
- a CDS encoding DinB family protein, producing MPRLPAELEEVLARYVRGPRLVREAVDGAGPEVTSRAGSGGWSVRDVLVHLADAELVRAGRLRFILAAEEPPALPGFDEGVWKRRLQYLWRSPEAALALYDALVYSNAELLRQFAAEAFERRALIDSEPVTVAELLRRGAAHGEEHAAQLRALREELGDRGGS from the coding sequence ATGCCGCGGCTGCCTGCGGAGCTCGAGGAGGTGCTGGCGCGCTATGTGCGCGGGCCGCGGCTTGTGCGCGAGGCGGTGGACGGCGCGGGCCCGGAGGTGACTTCCCGGGCCGGGAGCGGCGGCTGGAGCGTGCGCGACGTGCTGGTGCACCTCGCAGATGCGGAGCTGGTGCGGGCAGGCCGGCTGCGGTTCATCCTCGCGGCGGAGGAGCCGCCGGCGCTGCCCGGTTTCGACGAGGGAGTGTGGAAGCGGCGGCTCCAGTACCTCTGGCGCAGCCCGGAAGCGGCGCTCGCGCTCTACGACGCCCTCGTGTATTCGAACGCGGAGCTGCTGCGGCAGTTCGCGGCGGAGGCGTTCGAACGCCGCGCGCTCATTGACAGTGAGCCGGTGACGGTGGCGGAGCTCCTGCGGCGGGGGGCGGCGCACGGGGAGGAGCACGCCGCCCAGCTGCGTGCGCTCCGGGAGGAGCTGGGCGACAGGGGCGGCAGTTAG
- a CDS encoding PaaI family thioesterase: protein MAKESLPPMGFQLLVGFDVTERGEGFSRCELEVEEKHLNPHRVVHGGVVYTLADTGMGAAVYSVLEPHESCATIELKVVYIAPVRAGRLVCESRVLHRGRRVIVLESEVRNGDRLAAKALGTFAVFEDSSNGGGNGR from the coding sequence ATGGCGAAGGAATCCCTGCCGCCCATGGGCTTCCAGCTGCTCGTCGGGTTCGACGTGACGGAGCGGGGCGAGGGGTTCAGCCGGTGCGAGCTGGAGGTTGAGGAGAAGCATCTGAACCCGCACCGGGTGGTGCACGGCGGCGTGGTGTACACGCTGGCCGACACCGGGATGGGCGCGGCCGTGTACAGCGTCCTCGAGCCGCACGAATCGTGCGCGACGATCGAGCTGAAGGTGGTGTACATCGCGCCGGTGCGGGCCGGGCGGCTGGTATGCGAGTCGCGGGTGCTGCACCGCGGGCGCCGCGTGATCGTGCTCGAATCGGAGGTGCGGAACGGCGACCGGCTGGCGGCGAAGGCGCTGGGGACGTTCGCGGTGTTCGAAGACAGCAGCAACGGAGGCGGGAATGGCCGGTGA
- a CDS encoding MFS transporter, producing MTPQSAPRPLPPAARLLPGGWFYGWYVAIACSLLMMVGVGVGYYGLPIFLKPLKDAHGWSTAQVSWAPAIYFCVSGLTAAIVGPYVDRYGPRRFMLIGSLINGASAAMIGIVNELWQLYVVYFVFAVAFGMSSNIAVNAILARWFIRRRALAMSISFTGVSLGGVILAPIASRLIDVGGLELATPILGALVIITSIPVIIGVIVFDPREVGMLPDGDTAASVPPPAQQALLATQMRTWTRAEAVRTIGFWGILVAFLLVLIAQTGYVVHQVTFLEDRLGSRSAAAFTISVTAFGSIIARLAVGIFADNVDRRLLTVILFVVQATAILLIIHTESIAATWALTLVFGLTIGNVYMMQSLLVGEIFGMVSFGTVFGLISLAGQVGSGLGPIGVGIIHDATGGYTVPFTITAALTYLAAVAILFARPARSRAAEAAVPGSALRSPSGAD from the coding sequence ATGACCCCGCAGTCCGCCCCGCGCCCGCTGCCGCCTGCCGCCCGCCTTCTTCCTGGCGGCTGGTTCTACGGCTGGTACGTCGCCATCGCCTGCTCCCTCCTGATGATGGTCGGCGTCGGGGTGGGCTACTACGGTCTGCCTATCTTCCTCAAGCCGCTCAAAGACGCCCATGGCTGGTCAACCGCGCAGGTCAGCTGGGCGCCCGCCATCTACTTCTGCGTCTCCGGCCTCACCGCCGCCATCGTCGGCCCGTACGTCGACAGATACGGCCCGCGCCGCTTCATGCTCATCGGCAGCCTGATTAACGGCGCCAGCGCCGCCATGATCGGCATCGTCAACGAGCTCTGGCAGCTCTACGTCGTGTACTTCGTCTTCGCCGTTGCCTTCGGCATGTCGAGCAACATCGCCGTCAACGCCATCCTCGCGCGCTGGTTCATCCGCCGCCGCGCCCTCGCGATGAGCATCTCCTTCACCGGCGTCTCCCTCGGCGGCGTCATCCTCGCCCCCATCGCCAGCCGCCTCATCGATGTCGGCGGCCTCGAACTTGCAACCCCGATCCTCGGGGCTCTCGTCATCATCACCTCCATCCCGGTCATCATCGGAGTCATCGTCTTCGACCCCCGCGAAGTCGGCATGCTTCCCGACGGCGACACCGCGGCATCTGTGCCGCCGCCCGCGCAGCAGGCGCTCCTCGCGACCCAGATGCGCACCTGGACCCGCGCCGAGGCCGTCCGCACCATCGGCTTCTGGGGGATCCTCGTCGCCTTTCTCCTCGTCCTCATCGCCCAGACCGGCTACGTCGTCCACCAGGTCACGTTCCTCGAAGACCGCCTCGGCTCCCGCAGCGCCGCCGCCTTCACCATCTCCGTCACCGCCTTCGGCTCCATCATCGCCCGCCTCGCCGTCGGCATCTTCGCGGACAACGTCGACCGCCGCCTCCTCACCGTCATCCTCTTCGTCGTCCAGGCCACCGCCATCCTGCTTATCATCCACACCGAAAGCATCGCCGCGACCTGGGCGCTCACTCTCGTCTTCGGCCTCACCATCGGCAACGTCTACATGATGCAGTCCCTCCTCGTCGGCGAAATCTTCGGCATGGTCTCCTTCGGCACCGTCTTCGGGCTCATCAGCCTCGCCGGCCAGGTCGGGAGCGGCCTCGGTCCCATCGGCGTCGGCATCATCCACGACGCCACCGGCGGCTACACCGTCCCCTTCACCATTACTGCGGCCCTCACCTACCTCGCTGCCGTCGCCATCCTCTTCGCCCGCCCGGCCCGGTCCCGCGCTGCCGAGGCCGCCGTTCCCGGGTCCGCCCTCCGCTCCCCCTCCGGCGCCGACTGA
- a CDS encoding enoyl-CoA hydratase: MSDVVLTSVEDAVMVITMNRPESLNAMTPEMLDTLADVAAKAAADPAIRCVVITGAGRAFCAGGDVKAMAAANEAAASSGGGGGLVSRVDVLRQQEEVSRLLHEMPKPTIAAVNGVAAGAGLSVALAADLRIASDQARFTTAFAKVGFSGDFGGTWLLQRLVGPMRARELYFLSDVIDAARALELGIVSRVVPHDQFWAETMALAKRLASGPTLAYARMKDNFVYGETNTFADTLTREAENMIASGQTEDHRNAARAFVEKREPVFHGR; this comes from the coding sequence ATGTCTGACGTTGTCCTCACCTCGGTCGAAGACGCGGTCATGGTCATCACCATGAACCGCCCCGAATCGCTCAACGCCATGACCCCCGAGATGCTCGATACCCTCGCGGACGTCGCCGCGAAGGCCGCCGCCGACCCGGCCATCCGCTGCGTGGTGATCACCGGCGCCGGCCGCGCCTTCTGCGCCGGCGGCGATGTCAAAGCCATGGCCGCCGCCAACGAAGCTGCCGCCTCCTCCGGCGGCGGCGGAGGCCTCGTCTCCCGCGTCGACGTCCTCCGCCAGCAGGAAGAGGTCTCCCGCCTCCTCCACGAGATGCCCAAGCCCACCATCGCCGCCGTCAACGGCGTCGCTGCCGGCGCCGGCCTGAGCGTCGCGCTCGCCGCCGACCTCCGCATCGCCAGCGACCAGGCCCGCTTCACCACCGCCTTCGCAAAGGTCGGCTTTAGCGGCGATTTCGGCGGCACCTGGCTCCTCCAGCGCCTCGTCGGCCCCATGCGCGCCCGCGAACTCTACTTCCTCTCCGACGTGATCGATGCCGCCCGCGCCCTCGAGCTCGGCATCGTCTCCCGCGTCGTCCCCCACGACCAGTTCTGGGCCGAGACCATGGCCCTCGCGAAGCGGCTCGCCAGCGGCCCCACCCTCGCCTACGCCCGCATGAAGGACAACTTCGTCTACGGCGAAACCAACACCTTCGCCGATACCCTCACCCGCGAGGCCGAAAACATGATCGCCAGCGGCCAAACCGAAGACCACCGGAACGCCGCCCGCGCCTTCGTCGAAAAGCGCGAACCCGTCTTCCACGGCCGCTGA
- a CDS encoding GNAT family N-acetyltransferase yields the protein MDVVYPPERTFVTRTGTAMRLRPMRPEDVPNLFAFHERLSIESLRMRYFTPRRRLTEEVARHLCTVDFRDRAAFVASPLDSDTIHGIGRYERDAPRSAEVAFIVEDALQGQGIGPALLARLAEHARGQGIERFTAAVLNENTAMLAVFRSSPFRPQITVEHDCAFVKLDLTVLPEPAAQAQRSLVQKAPHRSLAPAPRLLAAQE from the coding sequence ATGGACGTCGTCTATCCGCCAGAACGAACGTTCGTCACGCGCACCGGCACCGCCATGCGCCTCCGCCCGATGCGCCCGGAGGACGTGCCGAACCTCTTCGCTTTCCACGAGCGCCTCTCCATCGAGTCGCTTCGCATGCGCTACTTCACGCCCCGCCGCCGGCTGACCGAGGAGGTCGCCCGCCACCTCTGCACCGTCGACTTCCGCGACCGCGCCGCTTTCGTCGCCAGCCCGCTCGACAGCGACACCATCCACGGCATCGGCCGCTACGAGCGCGACGCGCCCCGCTCCGCCGAGGTCGCGTTCATCGTCGAAGACGCCCTCCAGGGCCAGGGCATCGGCCCCGCCCTCCTCGCCCGTCTCGCCGAGCACGCCCGCGGCCAGGGCATCGAGCGCTTCACCGCCGCCGTCCTCAACGAGAACACCGCGATGCTCGCCGTCTTCCGCAGCTCGCCCTTCCGCCCGCAAATCACCGTCGAGCACGACTGCGCCTTCGTGAAGCTCGACCTCACCGTCCTGCCCGAGCCCGCCGCCCAGGCGCAGCGCTCCCTCGTACAGAAGGCCCCGCACCGCAGCCTCGCGCCCGCACCGCGCCTGTTGGCTGCCCAGGAGTAG
- a CDS encoding MOSC domain-containing protein translates to MAGEGRVVSLNVSQGGVPKRPVIEARVTRLGLEGDRQAHPDVHGGPERALCLFSAEVIAALQAEGHPIAPGTTGENVTIAGLDWAELAPGTRWRLGAEVEIEITRPTTPCKTIAGSFAHGDFNRIHHVRYPGWSRVYARVLREGVVRAGDPVTRVEAERG, encoded by the coding sequence ATGGCCGGTGAGGGCAGGGTCGTTTCGCTGAATGTGTCGCAGGGCGGCGTGCCGAAGCGGCCGGTGATCGAGGCGCGGGTGACGCGGCTGGGCCTCGAGGGCGATCGGCAGGCGCACCCGGACGTGCACGGCGGGCCGGAACGGGCGCTCTGCCTGTTCTCGGCGGAGGTGATTGCGGCGCTGCAGGCGGAGGGGCACCCGATTGCGCCGGGCACGACGGGGGAGAACGTGACAATCGCCGGGCTGGACTGGGCGGAGCTGGCGCCCGGGACCCGGTGGCGGCTCGGCGCGGAGGTGGAGATTGAAATCACCCGGCCGACGACCCCATGCAAGACGATTGCCGGGTCGTTCGCCCACGGGGACTTCAACCGGATCCACCACGTGCGCTACCCCGGGTGGAGCCGGGTGTACGCGCGGGTGCTGCGGGAGGGTGTGGTCCGGGCCGGGGACCCGGTCACCCGGGTCGAGGCGGAGCGGGGTTAG
- a CDS encoding helix-turn-helix transcriptional regulator — translation MAEWSLFTNHANVLLAITRNPDIRLRELAAEVGISERAVKRIVADLERAGYLQRERHGRRNHYEINTEAAVATPIARGVHLGALIAALLPMIAQSL, via the coding sequence ATGGCTGAGTGGTCTCTTTTCACCAACCACGCAAACGTCCTCCTCGCCATCACCCGCAACCCGGATATCCGCCTCCGCGAACTCGCCGCCGAAGTCGGCATCAGCGAGCGCGCCGTCAAGCGCATCGTCGCCGACCTCGAACGCGCCGGGTACCTCCAGCGTGAGCGCCACGGCCGCCGCAACCACTACGAAATCAACACCGAAGCCGCCGTCGCCACGCCGATCGCCCGCGGGGTGCACCTCGGAGCGCTGATCGCCGCGCTCCTGCCCATGATCGCGCAGTCCCTCTAG
- a CDS encoding alpha/beta fold hydrolase, with product MTSPEPQVVSVRNGMFQVPVYRKGTGQPLLYLHAAGGVRKGMTPEMLALAEHYDVIVPTHPGWDDTPGLEHIDDVHDMVVYYQDFCDAIGLTSFFLAGHSIGGMFAAELAAARPDMVKKLVLVCPVGLWMDEAPVTDLFILTPSELPRVIFGDLSNPVIPKLFPPPASEEEMAEAYYFQLANFSATGKFIWPIPDKGLKKRLHRIKAPTLIVWGDQDRLVPPAYAELFRSKIPNAQVAMIPGAGHMVPLENTPEFTRVVTEFLG from the coding sequence ATGACCTCCCCTGAGCCCCAGGTCGTCTCTGTCCGGAACGGCATGTTCCAGGTCCCCGTCTACCGCAAGGGCACCGGTCAGCCGCTCCTCTACCTCCACGCCGCCGGGGGCGTCCGCAAAGGCATGACCCCCGAAATGCTCGCCCTCGCCGAGCACTACGACGTCATCGTCCCGACCCACCCGGGCTGGGACGATACCCCCGGCCTCGAGCACATCGACGACGTCCACGACATGGTCGTCTACTACCAGGACTTCTGCGACGCCATCGGCCTCACCTCCTTCTTCCTCGCCGGCCACTCCATCGGCGGCATGTTCGCGGCCGAACTCGCCGCAGCCCGCCCCGATATGGTGAAAAAGCTCGTCCTCGTCTGCCCCGTCGGCCTCTGGATGGACGAGGCGCCCGTCACCGACCTCTTCATCCTCACACCCAGCGAGCTGCCCCGCGTCATCTTCGGCGACCTCTCCAACCCGGTCATCCCGAAGCTCTTCCCGCCGCCCGCCAGCGAGGAAGAGATGGCCGAGGCCTACTACTTCCAGCTCGCCAACTTCAGCGCCACCGGCAAGTTCATCTGGCCCATCCCCGATAAGGGCCTCAAGAAGCGGCTCCACCGGATCAAGGCGCCAACCCTCATCGTCTGGGGCGACCAGGACCGGCTCGTCCCGCCCGCCTACGCCGAGCTCTTCCGCTCGAAGATCCCCAACGCCCAGGTCGCCATGATCCCCGGCGCCGGCCACATGGTCCCGCTCGAGAACACCCCCGAGTTTACCCGCGTCGTGACGGAGTTCCTCGGCTAA